The following are encoded together in the Lepidochelys kempii isolate rLepKem1 chromosome 7, rLepKem1.hap2, whole genome shotgun sequence genome:
- the LOC140915146 gene encoding uncharacterized protein yields the protein MQSSSAQVTMMESQNRKRAPAWTEREVRDLIAVWGEESVLSELRSSFRNAKTFVKISQGMKDRAHNRDPKQCRVKLKELRQAYQKTREANSRSGSEPQTCRFYDELHAILGGSATTTPAVLFDSFNGDGGNTEAGFGDEEDEEEEEVVDSSQQASGETGFPDSQELFLTLDLEPVPPEPTQGCLLDPAGREGTSAACVSMITGSSPSQRLVKLRKKKKRTRDEMFSELMLSSHTDRAQTNAWRQIMSECRKAQNDREERWRAEESKWRAEESKWRAEDRAEAQMWWQRDERRQDSMLRLLQDQTRMLQCMVELQQRQLEHRLPLLPLCNQPPSSPSSIASTPRRPRTRWGGLRPTSHSTTEDCPKKRRLSFNKF from the exons atgcagagctcatcagcacaggtgaccatgatggagtcccagaatcgcaaaagagctccagcatggaccgaacgggaggtacgggatctgatcgctgtttggggagaggaatccgtgctatcagaactccgttccagttttcgaaatgccaaaacctttgtgaaaatctcccagggcatgaaggacagagcccataacagggacccgaagcagtgccgcgtgaaactgaaggagctgaggcaagcctaccagaaaaccagagaggcgaacagccgctctgggtcagagccccaaacatgccgcttctatgatgagctgcatgccattttagggggttcagccaccactaccccagccgtgttgtttgactccttcaatggagatggaggcaatacggaagcaggttttggggacgaagaagatgaggaggaggaggaggttgtagatagctcacagcaagcaagcggagaaaccggttttcccgacagccaggaactgtttctcaccctagacctggagccagtaccccccgaacccacccaaggctgcctcctggacccagcaggcagagaagggacctctg ctgcatgtgtttcaatgatcacaggatcttctccttcccagaggctagtgaagcttagaaagaaaaaaaaacgcactcgcgatgaaatgttctccgagctcatgctgtcctcccacactgacagagcacagacgaatgcgtggaggcaaataatgtcagagtgcaggaaagcacaaaatgaccgggaggagaggtggcgggctgaagagagtaagtggcgggctgaagagagtaagtggcgggctgaagacagggctgaagctcaaatgtggtggcagcgtgatgagaggaggcaggattcaatgctgaggctgctgcaggaccaaaccagaatgctccagtgtatggttgagctgcagcaaaggcagctggagcacagactgccactgctgcccctctgtaaccaaccgccctcctccccaagttccatagcctccacacccagacgcccaagaacgcggtgggggggcctccggccaaccagccactccacaacagaggattgcccaaaaaaaagaaggctgtcattcaataaattttaa